Proteins encoded within one genomic window of Bacteroides sedimenti:
- a CDS encoding bacteriohemerythrin, which translates to MDFSATKRNRIAYKLFDIPVIDNQHKHFFEIFDNLILINQKENEDERESDILAELNELQRYAIYHFNTEEQLMQEANWKYVEQHIMQHMVFKNKCLEFQVAYNYRNKVLLEQMVLFLRKWFIMHISEVDAAYADTVKKYFLEKKE; encoded by the coding sequence ATGGACTTTTCAGCTACAAAAAGAAATCGGATTGCTTATAAGTTATTTGATATTCCGGTTATTGACAATCAACATAAACACTTTTTTGAGATATTTGATAATCTGATTCTGATAAACCAGAAGGAAAATGAAGATGAGAGAGAATCTGACATCTTAGCCGAATTGAATGAGCTGCAAAGATATGCAATATACCACTTCAATACCGAAGAACAGTTGATGCAGGAAGCTAACTGGAAATATGTAGAACAGCATATTATGCAGCATATGGTATTTAAAAATAAGTGTCTGGAATTTCAGGTTGCATACAATTACAGGAATAAAGTGCTTTTGGAACAAATGGTTCTTTTCCTGAGAAAATGGTTTATCATGCATATCAGTGAAGTAGATGCGGCGTATGCAGATACTGTAAAGAAATACTTTTTAGAGAAAAAAGAATAG
- a CDS encoding response regulator → MMKKTVVIISSDALFPQLFETLLFRKVKDLEIIICRSVQEINLKLDQSAVDLTLMDSILNNTPSFEIMRYVRMEKQVASPIFFFPEINTERYTYKSYAMGANRIINKPFDPYKITDDIAEFLNCNND, encoded by the coding sequence ATGATGAAAAAAACAGTCGTAATTATTTCAAGTGATGCATTATTTCCTCAGTTGTTTGAGACATTACTTTTTAGAAAAGTAAAAGACCTGGAAATAATAATTTGCAGATCTGTGCAGGAAATCAACCTGAAGTTAGACCAGTCTGCAGTGGATTTAACCCTTATGGACTCAATATTAAACAATACTCCTAGCTTTGAAATAATGCGATACGTTAGGATGGAAAAACAAGTTGCATCTCCCATCTTCTTCTTCCCGGAGATAAATACTGAAAGATATACTTATAAATCGTATGCTATGGGGGCTAACAGAATAATAAATAAACCATTCGATCCCTATAAAATAACTGATGATATTGCAGAATTCTTAAATTGTAATAATGATTGA
- a CDS encoding YaiO family outer membrane beta-barrel protein, with the protein MRKILIPLLYMFIPICLCDVHSQTNRPATEKNVERSERYKQYQQTIEEAKKKLSSDPENGDLMILIANNYAWQEKNDSALIYIDKAQQIKYYNNDLFDSWLNVLLWSHQYEKLIETIKIARQYNYTNNENILRKQLIAYTELKEYNEGVKLAESPENKELINIEDISYLYNNLLLKRNTNAITALYSLDFFDSYAPQHLASIGYSLPVSKHTLAVRLNYAKRFGNDDVQIESDFYYQLKNKSYMYFNYGYAFNASLFPEHRLGYEYYLPLKHKMETSLGARYLSYTNSKVFILTGHIEKYMGRSWLALRPFYAIQKNFTALTLIGNYRLYGKNPFNYWGIELGYGNSPDDSYANILNATYNDLKAYRVKLEKNIAINRISDLRIGIGYSREEFKSGDYRNRYLIELGYKFRFK; encoded by the coding sequence ATGAGAAAAATATTAATTCCTTTGCTTTATATGTTTATTCCTATATGCCTGTGTGATGTGCATTCGCAGACAAATAGACCTGCAACAGAAAAAAATGTTGAGAGATCTGAAAGATATAAACAATATCAACAAACAATTGAAGAGGCAAAAAAGAAGCTGAGCTCGGATCCTGAAAATGGAGATTTGATGATTCTTATTGCAAATAATTATGCCTGGCAGGAAAAAAACGATTCGGCATTGATCTATATTGATAAGGCTCAGCAAATTAAATATTATAATAATGATCTGTTTGATTCATGGCTCAATGTATTATTGTGGTCGCATCAGTATGAAAAGCTGATTGAAACAATTAAAATAGCCCGGCAATATAACTACACGAATAATGAAAATATTCTTCGAAAACAGTTAATTGCTTATACAGAGCTAAAGGAATATAACGAAGGGGTAAAGCTGGCTGAATCTCCCGAAAATAAAGAACTTATCAATATTGAGGATATATCTTATCTTTATAACAATCTCTTATTGAAAAGAAATACGAATGCAATAACAGCTTTGTATTCGTTGGATTTCTTCGACTCGTACGCACCACAGCATTTAGCCTCTATCGGATATTCATTGCCGGTTAGTAAACACACGCTTGCAGTTCGTTTGAATTACGCTAAACGATTTGGAAATGATGATGTGCAAATTGAGTCTGATTTCTATTATCAGTTGAAAAACAAGTCGTATATGTATTTTAATTACGGATATGCATTCAATGCTTCGCTTTTCCCGGAACATCGTTTGGGGTATGAATACTATCTTCCGTTAAAACATAAAATGGAAACGTCTCTGGGAGCAAGGTACCTATCGTATACAAACTCAAAAGTCTTTATTCTTACAGGACACATAGAAAAATATATGGGTAGAAGCTGGTTGGCTTTACGACCTTTTTATGCTATCCAGAAAAATTTCACGGCACTGACACTGATTGGAAACTATAGGCTCTATGGAAAAAATCCGTTCAATTATTGGGGTATTGAACTTGGATACGGAAACTCACCGGATGATAGCTATGCTAATATTCTGAATGCTACTTATAATGATTTGAAGGCTTACAGGGTGAAACTTGAAAAAAACATTGCAATCAACAGGATTTCAGATTTAAGGATTGGAATTGGATATTCGAGAGAAGAGTTCAAATCAGGTGATTATAGAAACAGATATTTAATTGAACTGGGATATAAATTTAGATTTAAATGA
- a CDS encoding glycosyltransferase family 2 protein, whose protein sequence is MEEYLIDIINFFFLAFSITLFGMYLFTALLSIMEINRYKNKNYNFYYRSMLAFPKLPSVSIIAPAYNEEKTIVENIKCLLSVQYVEYDIIIVNDGSKDNTLARIIEHFELIKVNKAYTKHIECAEIRGIYQSKNKAYSNLIVVDKENGGKSDALNAGINISQKDLFLAIDVDCIIEPDAILKMVKPFVDDSKHIVIASGGVIRIANSCEVTDGRITKVNYPDNFWAKFQVLEYCRAFTLGRMAWSKLNGLLIISGAFGLFDRRRVLKVGGYDTSSVGEDLELVVRLRKYMHEVEKKKYKVAFIPDPLCWTEVPETYKVLSKQRNRWTRGAIDTIKKHRNMFFNKKYGIIGIASYPYWVFYEWLTPIIEFFGIIFLLFFIIWGAISWQIAMIVLLFVMTFSTLFSSIALFIEAYTYQKYKGFSYLLQSFLFIFLEMFIYQPVNMLFSLSGNFDYFFRKNSKGWGNMTRKGFLVKEEETIN, encoded by the coding sequence ATGGAAGAATACTTGATTGACATAATAAACTTTTTTTTCCTGGCATTTTCTATAACGCTGTTTGGCATGTATCTGTTTACTGCCTTGCTTTCGATCATGGAAATTAATAGGTACAAAAATAAAAACTATAATTTTTATTACAGGTCAATGTTGGCGTTTCCAAAACTTCCTTCTGTTTCTATTATTGCACCGGCATATAATGAGGAAAAAACAATTGTGGAAAACATAAAATGCTTACTATCCGTGCAATATGTGGAATATGATATTATTATTGTAAATGATGGGAGTAAAGATAATACATTGGCAAGAATTATTGAGCACTTTGAATTGATAAAAGTAAATAAAGCCTACACAAAACATATAGAATGTGCCGAAATAAGAGGTATTTATCAATCTAAAAATAAGGCATACAGTAATTTGATTGTTGTTGATAAGGAAAACGGTGGAAAATCGGATGCTTTAAATGCCGGTATTAATATTTCTCAAAAAGACTTGTTCCTGGCAATAGATGTGGATTGCATTATTGAGCCGGATGCAATATTAAAGATGGTGAAACCCTTTGTAGACGATTCCAAACATATTGTAATTGCTTCGGGGGGAGTAATACGTATTGCTAACTCTTGTGAAGTAACCGACGGAAGGATAACAAAGGTGAACTATCCGGATAATTTCTGGGCTAAATTTCAGGTGTTGGAATATTGCCGCGCATTTACTTTAGGACGTATGGCGTGGAGCAAGCTAAATGGACTGCTAATTATTTCGGGAGCTTTTGGACTCTTTGATCGGAGAAGGGTTCTTAAAGTTGGTGGATACGACACCTCATCCGTAGGAGAAGATCTTGAACTTGTTGTCAGGTTAAGAAAATACATGCACGAGGTGGAGAAGAAAAAATACAAAGTAGCCTTTATTCCGGATCCACTATGTTGGACTGAGGTGCCAGAAACATACAAGGTACTTTCGAAGCAGAGAAATAGATGGACACGTGGGGCAATTGATACAATTAAGAAACATAGAAACATGTTTTTTAATAAAAAATATGGGATAATAGGAATAGCAAGCTACCCATACTGGGTATTCTATGAATGGCTTACTCCGATAATAGAGTTCTTTGGCATTATTTTCCTGTTATTCTTTATAATCTGGGGAGCAATTAGCTGGCAAATTGCAATGATTGTACTGCTTTTTGTGATGACATTCTCTACCTTATTTTCATCAATCGCACTATTCATTGAAGCATATACATATCAAAAATATAAAGGGTTCAGTTATTTATTGCAATCTTTCTTATTTATTTTTCTGGAAATGTTTATCTATCAACCGGTAAATATGCTATTCTCATTATCGGGTAATTTTGATTATTTTTTCCGAAAGAATAGTAAGGGATGGGGAAATATGACACGCAAAGGATTTTTGGTTAAAGAAGAAGAAACTATTAATTAA